The Pseudomonas sp. TH06 genome has a window encoding:
- a CDS encoding NAD(P)H-dependent oxidoreductase — translation MSKILVIHASPRGDRSHSRRLAESFLRAWQARHPQAQVTRREVGRALIPAVNEAFVAAAFHSEPEARSLSMQADLALSDQLVNELLDNDLLLISTPMYNFSVPSGLKAWVDQIVRLGLTFDHTLDNGIAQYTPLLRGKKALIVTSRGGFGFGPGGELEALNHADPWLRTALGFVGINDVTVVAAEGEESAERTFAVSVAEAEQRLLDLAREF, via the coding sequence ATGAGCAAGATTCTTGTGATCCATGCCAGCCCACGCGGTGACCGTTCGCACTCACGGCGCCTCGCGGAAAGTTTTCTCCGTGCCTGGCAGGCGCGCCATCCACAAGCACAAGTCACCCGCCGTGAAGTCGGGCGGGCGCTGATCCCGGCAGTCAACGAGGCTTTCGTAGCGGCGGCGTTTCACTCGGAGCCCGAAGCCCGGTCGCTGTCGATGCAAGCCGATCTGGCGCTCAGCGATCAACTGGTCAACGAATTGCTCGACAACGACCTGCTGCTGATTTCCACGCCGATGTACAACTTCAGCGTGCCCAGCGGCCTCAAGGCCTGGGTCGATCAGATCGTGCGGCTGGGTCTGACTTTCGATCACACGCTGGACAACGGGATCGCCCAGTACACGCCGCTGTTGCGGGGCAAGAAAGCCTTGATCGTCACCAGTCGCGGCGGCTTCGGTTTCGGTCCGGGTGGTGAGCTGGAAGCGCTGAACCACGCCGATCCATGGCTGCGTACCGCGCTGGGTTTCGTCGGCATCAATGACGTTACGGTGGTCGCGGCCGAGGGCGAAGAGTCTGCCGAGCGCACCTTTGCGGTGTCGGTGGCCGAGGCCGAGCAGCGCTTGCTCGACCTCGCCCGGGAGTTCTAG
- a CDS encoding LysR substrate-binding domain-containing protein, which produces MEFSMFASLPLTALRAFESASRLLSFKAAAEELTVTPTAISHQIRALEDWLGVALFERLPRQVHLTEGGERLFRSLHGAFLEVAQSVDTLRPQRSASSLTLSTTAAFAALWLVPRLGRFYAKHPNINVRLDTHCEVIDLHQDASVDLVLRYSLDDYPNLYGLCLFDESFGVYGSPEQVALAARRTPALISVRWHNSKLYAHGWEAWCAKSGEHWFNQQPAIREYDEEHYALQAAIAGQGLVLASNILVSESVANGLLLPYKGDVQVDGAGYSALCVPGRERHPPVRAFFAWLQEEAVLSGLAPRSQPSATPAKIGA; this is translated from the coding sequence ATGGAGTTTTCAATGTTTGCCTCGCTGCCGCTGACCGCCCTGCGCGCGTTCGAATCCGCTTCGCGCCTGCTGAGTTTCAAGGCCGCCGCCGAAGAACTGACGGTGACGCCGACGGCGATCTCCCATCAGATCCGTGCACTGGAGGACTGGCTCGGTGTCGCGCTGTTCGAACGTCTGCCGCGTCAGGTGCACCTGACCGAAGGTGGCGAGCGCTTGTTCCGCAGCCTGCATGGCGCCTTTCTCGAAGTGGCGCAAAGCGTCGATACCCTGCGCCCGCAACGCAGCGCCAGTAGCCTGACGCTGTCGACCACCGCCGCGTTCGCCGCACTGTGGCTGGTGCCGCGCCTCGGCCGTTTCTATGCGAAACACCCGAATATCAATGTGCGTCTGGATACCCATTGCGAAGTGATTGACCTGCATCAGGACGCCAGCGTCGATCTGGTGCTGCGCTACAGCCTCGACGATTATCCGAACCTGTATGGCTTGTGCCTGTTCGACGAATCTTTCGGCGTCTACGGCTCGCCCGAGCAAGTGGCGCTGGCCGCACGGCGCACGCCGGCATTGATCAGCGTGCGTTGGCACAACTCGAAGTTATATGCCCACGGCTGGGAGGCCTGGTGCGCCAAGTCCGGGGAGCACTGGTTCAACCAGCAACCGGCGATCCGTGAATACGATGAAGAGCATTACGCGCTGCAAGCGGCGATTGCCGGGCAAGGGCTGGTGTTGGCGAGCAATATTCTGGTGTCGGAGAGCGTCGCCAACGGTTTGCTGCTGCCGTACAAGGGTGATGTGCAGGTCGATGGCGCGGGCTATAGCGCGTTGTGTGTGCCCGGGCGCGAGCGGCATCCGCCGGTGCGCGCTTTTTTTGCGTGGTTGCAGGAGGAGGCGGTTTTGTCAGGGCTGGCGCCTAGATCGCAGCCTTCGGCAACTCCAGCAAAGATAGGGGCGTAA
- a CDS encoding ferritin-like domain-containing protein, whose protein sequence is MSDLHLSDVQTLRERARQHVENGAVTESYSANREEVLRLLNESLATELVCVLRYKRHYFMANGLKANVAADEFLEHATQEAEHADRLAERIVQLGGEPEFNPDLLSKMSHAQYVAGNSLKEMVYEDLVAERIAIDSYREIIQYIGEKDPTTRRIFEDILAQEEEHADDMADILKDL, encoded by the coding sequence ATGAGCGACCTGCATTTGTCTGATGTTCAAACCCTGCGCGAGCGCGCACGGCAACACGTGGAAAACGGCGCAGTGACCGAGAGTTACAGCGCCAACCGTGAAGAGGTGCTGCGCTTGCTCAATGAATCGCTGGCCACTGAACTGGTCTGCGTGTTGCGCTACAAGCGTCACTACTTCATGGCCAACGGCCTGAAAGCCAACGTCGCCGCCGACGAATTTCTCGAACACGCGACCCAGGAAGCCGAGCACGCCGACCGTCTGGCCGAGCGCATCGTGCAATTGGGCGGCGAACCGGAGTTCAACCCTGACCTGCTGTCGAAAATGTCCCATGCGCAATATGTCGCTGGGAACAGCTTGAAGGAGATGGTCTACGAAGACCTGGTGGCCGAGCGGATCGCCATCGACAGCTACCGCGAGATCATTCAATACATCGGCGAAAAGGACCCGACCACCCGGCGCATCTTCGAAGACATCCTCGCGCAGGAAGAAGAGCATGCCGATGACATGGCTGACATCCTGAAAGACCTGTAA
- a CDS encoding AsmA family protein — MTRTGKIFSWTFAILVLLLAVLVLIIVFFDWNRIKPPLNAKVSEELHRPFAINGNLAVIWQREPDEGGWRAWVPWPHVVAEDLSLGNPDWSKKPQMVTLKRVELRISPLALLAQRVVIPRIDLTEPNAELQRLADGRANWTFKFDPKDPNAEPSNWVVDIGAIKFDKGHVTLDDQTLKTNLDVLIDPLGKPIPFSEIVGDKAAKAAQDKGTAPQDYAFAVKVKGQYHGQNLTGQGKLGGLLALQDASKPFPLQAQAKIGDTSIELAGTLTDPLNLGALDLRLKLAGASLGNLYPLTGVTLPDTPPYSTDGHLIAKLHDAAGANFTYEKFNGKIGGSDIHGDLNYVASQPRPKLSGALLSNQLLFADLAPLIGADSNDKQKARGGESKQPTDKVLPVEEFKTDRWRAMDADVEFTGKRIVHSEKLPFTDLYTHLKLNDGELSLEPLRFGVAGGNLDAQIRLNGRTEPLEGRAKLTARGFKLKQLFPTFEPMKTSFGELNGDADISGRGNSVAKLLGGANGNLKMLINDGAISRELMELAGLNVGNYVVGKIFGDKEVKINCAAADFDIKTGLATTRLFVFDTENAIIYIDGTANMATEQLDLTVTPESKGWRLISLRSPLYVRGKFIKPDAGVKAVPLLLRGAGMVALGVIAAPAAGLLALVAPSGGEPNQCAPLLEQMKAGKAPVTVKPTK, encoded by the coding sequence ATGACGCGCACTGGAAAAATCTTCAGCTGGACCTTCGCCATCCTCGTACTGCTCCTGGCGGTACTGGTGCTGATCATCGTGTTCTTCGACTGGAACCGGATCAAACCGCCGCTCAACGCCAAAGTCTCGGAAGAATTGCATCGACCGTTTGCCATCAACGGCAACCTCGCGGTGATCTGGCAGCGCGAACCGGATGAGGGCGGCTGGCGTGCCTGGGTGCCGTGGCCCCATGTGGTCGCCGAGGATTTGAGTCTGGGCAATCCGGACTGGTCGAAAAAGCCGCAGATGGTCACGCTCAAGCGCGTTGAACTGCGCATTTCGCCGTTGGCGCTGTTGGCGCAACGGGTGGTCATTCCGCGTATCGACCTGACCGAACCCAACGCTGAATTGCAGCGTCTGGCCGATGGCCGTGCGAACTGGACCTTCAAGTTCGATCCCAAGGATCCGAATGCTGAACCGTCGAACTGGGTAGTCGATATCGGCGCGATCAAGTTCGACAAGGGCCATGTCACGCTTGATGACCAGACCCTCAAGACCAATCTGGATGTATTGATCGATCCGCTGGGCAAGCCGATTCCATTCAGCGAAATCGTTGGTGACAAAGCGGCGAAAGCCGCGCAGGACAAAGGCACCGCACCGCAGGACTATGCCTTTGCGGTGAAAGTAAAAGGTCAGTATCACGGTCAGAACCTCACCGGCCAGGGCAAGCTCGGCGGGCTGCTCGCCTTGCAGGACGCGAGCAAACCGTTCCCGCTACAGGCGCAGGCGAAAATCGGCGACACCAGCATCGAACTCGCCGGCACCCTGACCGATCCGCTCAACCTCGGCGCCCTCGACCTGCGTCTGAAACTGGCCGGCGCGAGCCTCGGCAATCTCTATCCGCTGACCGGTGTGACCCTGCCGGACACGCCGCCGTACTCCACCGACGGCCACTTGATCGCCAAGTTGCATGACGCCGCTGGGGCGAATTTCACTTATGAGAAATTCAACGGCAAGATCGGCGGCAGCGACATCCATGGCGACCTCAACTACGTCGCCAGTCAGCCACGGCCCAAACTCAGCGGGGCGCTGCTGTCCAATCAACTGCTGTTCGCCGACCTCGCACCGCTGATTGGCGCCGACTCCAACGACAAACAAAAGGCTCGCGGCGGCGAGAGCAAACAACCGACGGACAAAGTGCTGCCAGTGGAGGAGTTCAAGACCGACCGCTGGCGCGCAATGGACGCCGACGTCGAGTTCACTGGCAAGCGCATCGTTCACAGTGAAAAGCTGCCGTTCACCGACCTCTATACCCACTTGAAACTCAATGACGGCGAGCTCAGCCTCGAACCGCTGCGCTTTGGTGTGGCTGGCGGCAATCTCGATGCGCAGATCCGCCTCAACGGCCGCACCGAGCCGCTGGAAGGCCGCGCCAAACTGACTGCACGCGGGTTCAAGCTCAAGCAGCTGTTCCCGACCTTCGAACCGATGAAAACCAGTTTCGGTGAGCTTAATGGCGATGCCGATATCAGTGGTCGCGGCAACTCGGTGGCGAAGCTGCTGGGTGGCGCCAACGGCAATCTGAAGATGCTGATCAATGATGGCGCGATCAGCCGTGAACTGATGGAACTGGCCGGGCTCAACGTCGGCAACTATGTGGTGGGCAAGATCTTTGGCGACAAGGAAGTGAAGATCAACTGCGCGGCGGCCGACTTCGACATCAAGACGGGCCTTGCGACTACGCGGCTGTTCGTCTTCGATACCGAGAACGCGATTATCTACATCGACGGCACGGCGAATATGGCCACTGAGCAACTCGATCTGACGGTGACGCCGGAGTCCAAGGGCTGGCGCTTGATCTCGTTGCGTTCGCCTTTGTACGTGCGTGGCAAGTTCATCAAGCCCGATGCCGGGGTCAAGGCTGTGCCGTTGCTGCTGCGTGGGGCCGGGATGGTTGCGCTGGGTGTGATCGCAGCACCGGCGGCGGGGCTGTTGGCGCTGGTGGCGCCGAGTGGCGGTGAGCCGAATCAGTGTGCGCCGTTGCTGGAGCAGATGAAGGCGGGCAAGGCGCCTGTCACCGTTAAACCAACCAAGTAA
- a CDS encoding TetR family transcriptional regulator, which translates to MLPRAEQKQQTRNALMDAARHLMESGRGFGSLSLREVTKTAGIVPTGFYRHFADMDELGLVLVSEVGQTFRETIRLVRHNEFVMGGIIDASVRIFLDVVSANRSQFLFLAREQYGGSLPVRQAIGRLRENISSDLAADLTLMPKLQHLDAAGLSVVADLIVKSVFATLPDIIDPPAEALPEHLTPQAKITQQLRFIFIGLKHWQGLGSTE; encoded by the coding sequence ATGCTGCCCCGCGCCGAACAGAAACAACAGACCCGCAACGCCCTGATGGACGCTGCCCGCCACTTGATGGAAAGCGGCCGAGGATTCGGCAGCCTGAGCCTGCGCGAAGTGACCAAGACCGCCGGCATCGTGCCCACCGGTTTCTACCGGCATTTCGCCGATATGGATGAACTAGGGCTGGTGCTGGTCAGCGAAGTCGGTCAGACCTTCCGCGAAACCATCCGCCTGGTGCGCCACAACGAATTCGTCATGGGCGGCATTATCGATGCGTCGGTGCGGATCTTTCTTGATGTGGTCAGCGCTAATCGTTCGCAATTTCTGTTTCTCGCCCGCGAGCAGTACGGCGGTTCGCTGCCGGTGCGTCAGGCCATTGGCCGTTTGCGCGAGAACATCAGCTCGGACCTCGCGGCGGATTTGACGCTGATGCCCAAACTTCAGCATCTGGATGCGGCCGGGTTGAGCGTGGTGGCCGATCTGATCGTCAAATCGGTATTCGCCACGCTGCCTGACATCATCGACCCTCCTGCTGAAGCCTTGCCGGAACATCTGACGCCGCAGGCGAAGATTACCCAGCAACTGCGCTTTATCTTTATCGGTCTCAAGCATTGGCAAGGGCTCGGTAGTACCGAGTAG
- the ureE gene encoding urease accessory protein UreE has translation MLVIHRRIDPQPVWAAELHLTFEARSKSRLRCFSAEGEDVGLFLERGQPPLFDGECLQAEDGRIVRVCARPEQLLHVTCANAFELTRAAYHLGNRHVALQVGDGWLRLLDDYVLKAMLEQLGAQVEAIEAPFQPEHGAYGGGHHHSRHGDEDFNYAPKLHQFGVRL, from the coding sequence ATGCTGGTGATTCATCGCAGAATCGACCCTCAACCCGTCTGGGCCGCCGAGTTGCACCTGACGTTCGAAGCCCGGAGCAAAAGCCGTTTGCGCTGTTTCAGTGCCGAGGGCGAAGACGTCGGGTTGTTTTTGGAGCGCGGTCAGCCGCCGCTGTTTGACGGCGAATGCCTGCAAGCCGAAGACGGCCGCATCGTCCGCGTCTGCGCCCGGCCTGAACAATTGCTGCACGTCACCTGCGCCAACGCCTTCGAACTGACCCGCGCCGCCTATCACCTCGGTAACCGCCATGTCGCCCTGCAAGTCGGCGATGGCTGGCTGCGCTTGCTCGACGACTACGTACTCAAGGCCATGCTCGAACAGCTTGGCGCGCAGGTCGAAGCCATTGAAGCGCCGTTCCAGCCGGAGCACGGTGCCTACGGCGGCGGCCATCACCATTCGCGCCACGGCGACGAGGACTTCAACTACGCGCCGAAACTGCATCAGTTCGGCGTTCGTTTATGA
- a CDS encoding urease accessory protein UreF has translation MNPAWALLRLASPQLPIGGYSYSQGLEMAVDNGRVNNPDSARRWISDQLLLNLARFEAPLLLAHCQAAADEHWSDLLQICETHRASRETRELHLESRQMGYSLQQLLNGLPELDTPARDFLAQCSEPHLALGWALAARAWGISPQDALAAWLWSWLENQLAVLMKTLPLGQQAAQRLTSELLPLLQQAQQDATRINPQHIGSAAFGLSLACMAHERQYSRLFRS, from the coding sequence ATGAATCCAGCCTGGGCGCTGCTGCGCCTGGCCAGTCCGCAATTGCCGATTGGCGGCTACAGCTATTCGCAAGGCCTGGAAATGGCGGTGGATAACGGCCGGGTGAACAACCCGGACAGCGCCCGCCGCTGGATCAGCGATCAGTTGCTGCTCAACCTCGCCCGCTTCGAAGCGCCGTTGTTGCTCGCCCATTGCCAAGCGGCAGCGGATGAACACTGGAGCGATTTGCTGCAAATCTGCGAGACCCACCGTGCCAGCCGGGAGACTCGCGAGTTGCATCTCGAGAGCCGGCAGATGGGCTATTCGTTGCAGCAGTTGCTCAACGGCTTGCCTGAACTTGATACGCCGGCCCGTGACTTTCTCGCGCAATGCAGCGAACCGCACCTCGCGCTCGGCTGGGCACTGGCCGCACGCGCCTGGGGTATCAGCCCGCAAGACGCCCTCGCCGCCTGGTTGTGGAGTTGGCTGGAAAACCAGCTCGCGGTCTTGATGAAAACCTTGCCGCTGGGCCAGCAAGCCGCGCAACGCCTGACCAGCGAACTGCTGCCGCTGCTGCAACAGGCGCAGCAGGACGCGACCCGAATCAATCCCCAACACATCGGCAGCGCCGCGTTCGGCCTGTCATTGGCGTGCATGGCCCATGAGCGCCAGTACAGCCGCCTCTTCCGCTCTTAG
- the ureG gene encoding urease accessory protein UreG — translation MNTQPLRVGIGGPVGSGKTALTLALCLALRERYNLAVVTNDIYTREDADFLVRNEALAPERIIGVETGGCPHTAIREDASINLEAVDQLNRRFPGLDLILVESGGDNLSATFSPELSDLTIYVIDVSAGDKLPRKGGPGICKSDLLVINKIDLAPLVGASLEMMDSDTKRMRNGKPFVFSNQKTGQGLEEIIAFIERQGLLTAA, via the coding sequence ATGAACACACAACCTCTGCGCGTCGGCATCGGCGGCCCGGTCGGTTCCGGCAAAACCGCGTTGACCCTGGCCCTGTGCCTGGCGCTGCGTGAGCGCTACAACCTTGCCGTGGTCACCAACGATATCTATACCCGTGAAGACGCCGATTTCCTCGTGCGCAACGAAGCGTTGGCACCGGAGCGCATCATCGGTGTGGAAACCGGCGGCTGCCCGCACACGGCCATCCGTGAAGACGCCTCGATCAACCTTGAAGCGGTCGATCAATTGAACCGACGCTTTCCAGGGCTCGACCTGATTCTGGTGGAGTCCGGCGGCGACAACCTCTCGGCGACGTTCAGCCCGGAGCTGTCCGACCTGACTATCTATGTGATCGATGTTTCGGCCGGCGACAAGCTGCCGCGCAAGGGCGGGCCCGGAATCTGCAAGTCCGACCTGCTGGTGATCAACAAGATCGACCTCGCGCCGCTGGTGGGCGCCTCGCTGGAAATGATGGACAGCGACACCAAACGCATGCGCAACGGCAAGCCATTCGTGTTCAGCAACCAGAAAACCGGCCAGGGCCTGGAAGAGATCATCGCCTTCATCGAACGCCAGGGTTTGCTGACAGCAGCCTGA
- a CDS encoding HupE/UreJ family protein, translating into MTLKRILGAVALLLTPALAFAHPGHGDSGLIAGISHPIGGLDHLLAMVAVGLWAAQQQGAARWALPCTFVGTMLIGGMLGFEGLELPALESGIAASVLALGLAVALAVRPPLVMAVAATAVFALFHGVAHGLELPDMTSPWAYAAGFVAATAVLHAAGYGVVRVLPQAAAPLVRLAGAASAVTGAWLLAG; encoded by the coding sequence ATGACACTCAAACGTATTCTCGGCGCCGTCGCACTGCTGCTGACCCCGGCTCTGGCCTTTGCTCACCCCGGGCATGGCGACAGCGGTTTGATCGCCGGCATCAGCCATCCGATCGGTGGCCTCGACCATTTGCTGGCGATGGTTGCTGTCGGCTTGTGGGCGGCGCAGCAACAAGGCGCGGCACGCTGGGCGCTGCCGTGCACTTTTGTCGGCACCATGTTGATCGGCGGCATGCTCGGTTTTGAAGGGCTGGAATTGCCGGCACTGGAAAGCGGGATTGCCGCGTCGGTCCTGGCGCTGGGCCTGGCCGTCGCGCTGGCGGTACGTCCGCCGCTGGTGATGGCGGTGGCGGCGACGGCGGTGTTTGCGCTGTTCCATGGGGTCGCACATGGCCTTGAATTGCCTGACATGACCAGCCCATGGGCGTATGCCGCAGGTTTCGTGGCAGCCACTGCCGTGTTGCATGCCGCCGGTTATGGCGTGGTGCGGGTGCTGCCTCAAGCCGCAGCGCCGCTGGTGCGCCTGGCGGGTGCTGCTTCGGCAGTGACCGGTGCCTGGTTATTGGCAGGCTGA
- a CDS encoding AGE family epimerase/isomerase: MPHASRSASQPELTALFSDVQQHFVNVIVPLWQGPGWNADMALPYEALDAAHQPLPPQRYRAMACARQLYLFSSLIGVVDNAEERAAALFRSLQRHFHDAEHGGWFYSIDAQGKPLDQRKDLYTHAFILFACAHYWAKSREPLVESTLNAALEVIGRRFATGDGLYEACLERDWITLQTGPLQNPLMHLAEAFLATLSVREDAATQQMLIELCTAMHKHFVDPQQGVLMEKPLGAVDNWYEPGHQFEWYFLLESSPLLRGSKLHAALDKAFAFTEQFGVEQPSGAVRAMLDLELDGRPKDSTQRIWAQAEYLRALTLRPDSEAAVLRQLQALQQRFLHAGGWHECRDEQGEVSRKDMPSTTPYHLATCYHGLAEYLL, from the coding sequence ATGCCCCATGCTTCCCGCTCCGCCTCCCAGCCTGAATTGACCGCCCTGTTCAGCGATGTGCAACAGCACTTTGTGAACGTGATCGTGCCGCTGTGGCAAGGCCCGGGCTGGAATGCCGACATGGCATTGCCTTACGAGGCGCTGGACGCCGCCCACCAACCGCTGCCACCGCAACGCTATCGGGCGATGGCCTGCGCACGGCAGCTGTATCTGTTTTCCAGCCTGATCGGGGTTGTGGATAACGCCGAGGAACGCGCAGCAGCGCTGTTCCGTTCCCTGCAACGGCACTTCCATGACGCCGAGCACGGTGGCTGGTTCTACAGCATCGATGCGCAGGGCAAACCACTCGATCAGCGCAAGGATCTCTATACCCACGCGTTCATCCTGTTCGCCTGCGCGCATTACTGGGCAAAATCCCGTGAGCCGTTGGTGGAGTCGACGCTGAACGCCGCGCTGGAAGTCATCGGCCGCCGTTTTGCCACCGGTGATGGCTTGTACGAAGCCTGCCTTGAACGCGACTGGATCACCCTGCAAACCGGCCCTTTGCAAAACCCGCTGATGCACTTGGCCGAAGCGTTTCTTGCCACCCTTTCCGTGCGTGAAGATGCCGCGACGCAGCAGATGCTGATCGAGTTATGCACAGCCATGCACAAGCACTTCGTCGATCCGCAACAGGGCGTGTTGATGGAGAAACCGCTGGGGGCTGTGGATAACTGGTACGAACCGGGACACCAGTTCGAATGGTATTTCCTGCTCGAATCGTCGCCGTTACTGCGCGGCTCGAAACTGCATGCAGCGCTGGACAAGGCTTTCGCCTTTACCGAGCAATTTGGCGTCGAACAACCGTCCGGCGCCGTGCGGGCGATGCTCGACCTGGAACTTGACGGCCGCCCGAAAGATTCGACCCAGCGGATCTGGGCCCAGGCTGAATACCTGCGCGCCCTGACCTTGCGACCGGACAGCGAAGCCGCGGTGTTGCGCCAATTGCAGGCGCTACAGCAGCGTTTTCTGCATGCCGGTGGCTGGCATGAATGCCGTGATGAACAAGGCGAAGTCAGCCGCAAGGACATGCCTTCTACTACGCCGTATCACCTTGCAACTTGCTACCACGGCTTGGCTGAATACCTACTCTGA
- a CDS encoding cation diffusion facilitator family transporter yields the protein MSNRGEQSLLKQSTILMFAVSIAGIITGFISGSQSILFDGFFSLIATFIKVLMLITAKLIAKESNHRFQFGFWHLEPMVLLIEGSFLLLIAIYAFLNGVFGIINGGREIELGLVIIYAAVFTVVEFAYFFYVRRRNRKLKSSLIQFDNISWLVDAMLSVGLLISFLAALLLKSQGYGEWARFVDPLILIVLALTMLPPAFKILGPALRDVLGIAPDTLDDQVRQVMDAAKVEHGFDDYVSYVQKHGRARFIEIHVVLPADYALSSVGQLDVLREDISAKLGKPDAARWLTISFTGDKKWIA from the coding sequence GTGAGTAACCGAGGTGAGCAGTCGCTGCTCAAACAATCGACCATCCTGATGTTCGCGGTGTCGATCGCCGGGATCATCACCGGTTTTATTTCTGGTTCGCAATCCATCCTGTTCGATGGTTTTTTCTCGCTGATCGCAACGTTCATCAAAGTCCTGATGCTGATCACCGCCAAGCTGATCGCCAAGGAAAGCAATCACCGTTTCCAGTTCGGCTTCTGGCATCTGGAGCCGATGGTGTTGCTGATTGAGGGCAGTTTCCTGCTGCTCATCGCCATTTACGCGTTTCTCAACGGTGTGTTCGGCATCATCAATGGCGGTCGCGAGATCGAGTTGGGTCTGGTGATCATCTATGCTGCGGTGTTTACCGTGGTTGAGTTTGCCTACTTCTTCTACGTGCGCCGGCGTAATCGCAAACTCAAATCCAGCCTGATCCAGTTCGACAACATCAGTTGGCTGGTGGACGCGATGTTGTCGGTCGGCCTGTTGATAAGTTTTCTCGCGGCGTTGCTGCTCAAATCCCAGGGCTATGGCGAGTGGGCGAGGTTTGTCGACCCGCTGATCCTGATCGTGCTGGCTCTGACCATGCTGCCACCGGCCTTCAAGATTCTCGGCCCGGCGTTACGCGACGTGCTGGGGATCGCGCCGGACACGCTGGATGACCAGGTGCGTCAGGTGATGGATGCGGCGAAAGTCGAGCATGGTTTCGATGATTACGTGTCCTACGTGCAGAAGCACGGACGGGCACGGTTTATCGAGATTCATGTGGTGTTGCCGGCGGACTATGCGCTGAGCAGTGTCGGCCAGCTGGATGTGTTGCGCGAGGATATTTCGGCGAAACTGGGCAAACCGGATGCGGCGCGCTGGTTGACCATCAGTTTTACGGGCGACAAGAAGTGGATTGCTTGA
- a CDS encoding SDR family oxidoreductase, whose product MSNTLFITGATSGFGEACARRFAEAGWKLVLTGRREERLNALCAELSKQTEVHGLVLDVRDRKAMEEAIANLPPSFAKLRGLINNAGLALGVDPAPKCDLDDWDTMVDTNVKGLMYATRLLLPRLIAHGRGAGIVNLGSIAGNYPYPGSHVYGATKAFVKQFSLNLRCDLQGTGVRVSNIEPGLCESEFSLVRFAGDQERYNATYAGAEPIQPQDIAETIFWVMNAPAHININSLELMPVSQTWAGFAIERNKA is encoded by the coding sequence ATGTCCAACACCCTGTTTATCACCGGCGCGACGTCCGGTTTTGGTGAAGCCTGCGCCCGTCGTTTTGCCGAGGCTGGCTGGAAACTGGTGCTGACCGGCCGTCGTGAAGAACGCCTCAACGCGCTGTGTGCCGAGTTGTCGAAGCAAACCGAAGTGCATGGTCTGGTACTGGATGTGCGTGATCGCAAGGCGATGGAGGAGGCGATTGCCAACCTGCCGCCATCGTTCGCCAAACTGCGGGGCCTGATCAACAATGCCGGCCTGGCGCTGGGCGTGGACCCTGCGCCGAAATGCGATCTGGACGATTGGGACACCATGGTCGACACCAACGTGAAAGGCCTGATGTACGCCACCCGCCTGCTGTTGCCGCGCCTGATCGCTCATGGCCGTGGCGCCGGCATCGTCAACCTTGGCTCCATCGCCGGTAACTATCCGTATCCGGGCAGCCACGTATATGGCGCGACCAAGGCATTCGTTAAACAGTTTTCGCTGAACCTGCGTTGCGACTTGCAGGGTACGGGCGTGCGGGTCAGCAACATCGAGCCGGGGCTGTGCGAGAGCGAGTTCTCGCTGGTGCGCTTCGCCGGCGATCAGGAGCGCTACAACGCCACCTACGCCGGTGCCGAGCCGATCCAGCCGCAGGACATTGCCGAGACGATTTTCTGGGTGATGAATGCGCCTGCGCACATCAACATCAACAGCCTGGAGCTGATGCCGGTGAGCCAGACCTGGGCCGGGTTTGCGATCGAGCGTAACAAGGCCTGA